The DNA region AACTTGACCATGGTTGCCGCCTTCGCGGCTCGGCGTTAGTCTTCTCGGCGTCTGGTCCTCGGAAGTAAGATCAGGCCGAGTCAACGGATCCGCAGATGGCCGCAAAAGCAAAAAGGAAGGCACCCGGTACGCCACGGAAGCTAACCGCTCGGCAGCGGGCGGAGGCCAAGCGGGCGATGGCAAGGCGAATCACCGAGGCGCGCCGAGAATCTGGGCTTACGCAGGCCGTAGTGGCGAAGGCGGTTCGACTGTCTCCGTCACTCGTCTCGAAGATCGAGCGGGGCGAGCGGCGCCTGGATCCGCTCGAGCTGGCTCGATTTGCCAGGCTCTACGGCAAGTCGATCGTGGATTTCATCGATTAGCCCCCTTCCGACCCCGGCACGCCGAAGGATCTCGGCCCCGAAAGGCTCTAACCAAGCGTATCGGGGCACAGTGAACCATTACCTAGTGGACCGCCCGCTTGAGTATCTATTGTCAGAAGGGCTAGAATCCGTGCTCGGCCGGTGCTTTCAAGGGGAGTCAGAGCCCTGGGAGAACCGTTCGGAGCGGGGGACCTTCGACCAAGGAGCCGAGGCTAGTGAGACTTCATCCGGAAGAGTTCCGACTGATCACAAACCGTCGCCCCCTGACCTGGTCGGTCCCTTTGGTGCTGGCGCTGGCGGCGGCACTGGCGGCTCCCGGGCCGCTCGGAGCCCAGGGTGCCGGAGACTGCTCCTCGCAGCTCGG from bacterium includes:
- a CDS encoding helix-turn-helix domain-containing protein, whose amino-acid sequence is MAAKAKRKAPGTPRKLTARQRAEAKRAMARRITEARRESGLTQAVVAKAVRLSPSLVSKIERGERRLDPLELARFARLYGKSIVDFID